Proteins encoded together in one Carya illinoinensis cultivar Pawnee chromosome 3, C.illinoinensisPawnee_v1, whole genome shotgun sequence window:
- the LOC122304639 gene encoding uncharacterized protein LOC122304639, with the protein MVYVLITPKPFANKNETIAQSQARIKWEQDDYICKRHICNAMSDTLFDAYQDKATVKDLWDALKAKYFLEDAKSKKFLETKIFSYKMVDSRPIVEQFNEIMHILDQFTQHNMKMDDSISVSSIIDKLPPSWKGYKRSLKHRKEEMSLEDLSQHLHIEEQIRLRDDKEEHESLTSIMHMIEEGKTHQPKQPRDNSWWIDSRATKHVCKDKSLFNRIPELCMRRIRSLNLLPSDPEI; encoded by the exons ATGGTGTATGTTCTAATCACTCCTAAGCCGTTTGCAAATAAGAATGAGACAATCGCTCAAAGTCAGGCAAGAATCAAATGGGAACAAGATGACTACATCTGCAAGAGACACATTTGCAATGCAATGTCTGATACATTGTTTGACGCTTACCAGGACAAAGCAACCGTCAAGGATTTGTGGGATGCACTTAAGGCTAAGTATTTTTTAGAAGATGCTAAAAGTAAGAAATTTCTGGAGACCAAAATTTTCAGTTATAAAATGGTAGATTCTAGGCCTATTGTTGAACAATTCAATGAAATTATGCATATTCTTGATCAATTCACTCAACACAATATGAAAATGGATGATTCTATATCAGTTTCATCCATTATCGATAAACTCCCTCCATCATGGAAAGGCTACAAAAGAAGTCTGAAGCATAGAAAGGAGGAAATGTCTTTAGAAGATCTAAGCCAACATCTTCATATAGAAGAGCAAATAAGGCTTAGAGATGATAAGGAAGAGCATGAGTCTTTGACCTCCATTATGCATATGATAGAGGAAGGAAAGACCCACCAACCCAAACAACCAA GAGATAACTCCTGGTGGATTGATTCAAGAGCAACAAAGCATGTCTGTAAAGACAAGAGTTTATTCAACAG gaTTCCCGAGTTATGCATGAGACGTATTCGAAGCTTGAATTTATTACCTTCTGACCCTGAAATTTGA